One stretch of Pseudomonas fragi DNA includes these proteins:
- a CDS encoding NorM family multidrug efflux MATE transporter — MTKQHPARIELSAIMRLAGPLIASQLAHMLMVLTDTLMMARLSPEALAGGSLGAASYSFVSIFCIGVIAAIGTLVSIRQGAGDIEGATRLTQAGLWLAWALALGGAVMLWNIKPLLLLFGQTPTNVEAAGQFLLLLPFALPGYMTFMALRGFTSAMGRATPVMVISLIGTVANFVLNYALITGMFGLPKLGLMGIGLVTAVVATGMALGLAWHIHRHPAYDAYPISKGLSRINLTYLRELWRLGLPIGGTYAVEVGLFAFAALCMGTMGSTQLAAHQIALQIVSVAFMVPAGMSYAITMRIGQHYGGGDLQRARLAGRVGIGCGAVIMLGFSAVFWFIPSQLIGLFLDYNDPAFRPVFELAVSLLAVAAWFELFDGAQTIAMGAIRGLKDAKTTFLVGLFCYWVIGAPMAWLLAFTFGWGPTGVWWGLAMGLACASISLTLAFEWKVRRMLKQERKAAKVAGLSAV, encoded by the coding sequence ATGACCAAACAGCATCCTGCACGTATCGAACTCTCGGCCATTATGCGGTTGGCCGGGCCGCTGATCGCTTCGCAGCTGGCTCACATGCTGATGGTGCTCACCGATACGCTGATGATGGCGCGCCTGAGCCCCGAGGCGCTCGCGGGCGGGAGCCTGGGGGCGGCGAGCTACTCGTTCGTGTCGATTTTCTGCATTGGCGTCATCGCTGCCATAGGCACGCTGGTGTCAATTCGCCAGGGTGCAGGGGATATTGAAGGTGCGACCCGCCTGACCCAGGCCGGGCTGTGGCTTGCCTGGGCGCTGGCATTGGGCGGCGCGGTGATGCTGTGGAATATCAAGCCGTTGTTGCTGCTGTTTGGCCAAACGCCAACCAACGTTGAAGCCGCTGGCCAGTTCCTGCTGCTGCTGCCGTTTGCCCTGCCCGGCTATATGACTTTCATGGCCCTGCGCGGCTTTACCAGTGCAATGGGTCGGGCCACGCCGGTCATGGTGATCAGCCTGATCGGCACCGTGGCCAACTTTGTGCTCAATTACGCGTTGATTACCGGCATGTTCGGCCTGCCAAAACTGGGTTTGATGGGTATCGGCCTGGTCACGGCGGTTGTGGCGACCGGCATGGCCCTGGGCCTGGCCTGGCATATCCATCGGCACCCGGCCTACGACGCGTATCCGATCAGCAAGGGCCTGTCGCGGATCAATCTGACTTACCTGCGGGAACTGTGGCGGCTCGGCTTGCCGATTGGCGGCACCTATGCGGTGGAAGTCGGGCTATTTGCCTTCGCGGCCCTGTGCATGGGCACGATGGGCAGCACGCAACTGGCGGCGCACCAGATCGCCCTGCAAATCGTCTCGGTCGCATTTATGGTGCCGGCAGGCATGTCCTATGCAATCACCATGCGCATCGGCCAGCATTATGGTGGTGGTGATTTGCAGCGGGCGCGGCTGGCGGGCCGGGTCGGGATCGGCTGTGGTGCAGTGATCATGCTCGGGTTTTCGGCGGTGTTCTGGTTTATCCCGAGCCAGTTGATCGGGCTGTTCCTGGATTACAACGACCCGGCCTTCCGCCCGGTGTTCGAGCTGGCGGTGAGCCTGTTGGCCGTCGCGGCCTGGTTTGAGCTGTTTGATGGCGCGCAGACCATTGCGATGGGTGCGATTCGCGGGCTCAAGGATGCCAAGACCACGTTCCTGGTGGGGCTGTTCTGCTATTGGGTGATTGGTGCGCCGATGGCCTGGCTGCTGGCGTTTACCTTCGGCTGGGGGCCGACCGGCGTGTGGTGGGGCCTGGCGATGGGGCTGGCCTGTGCGTCGATCAGCCTGACCCTGGCATTCGAGTGGAAGGTGCGGCGCATGCTCAAGCAGGAACGCAAGGCAGCGAAAGTGGCGGGCTTGAGCGCTGTGTAG
- a CDS encoding LysR substrate-binding domain-containing protein, translating to MARSLPPLYALRAFEAAARHSSFTRAGEELSITQSAVSRHIKTLEAHFACRLFQRSGRSLQLTEAARLLLPGVREGFAALERACTTLRAEDDILRMKAPSTLTMRWLLARLSRFRHLQAGNEVQLTSAWMDIDHVDFNQEPFDCAVLLSNGHFPPDWEATLLFAEMLIPVGAPASQDDKPWDVTRLAATELLHPTPDRRDWRRWLDCMGLSGQVSLKGGQVFDTLELGMIAAARGYGISMGDLLMVAEDVAQGRLSLPFPAAVASGDNYYLVWPKTRPGGERLRRLSDFLQHEVAAMVLPAVEQLH from the coding sequence ATGGCTCGTAGCCTTCCTCCGCTTTATGCCCTGCGCGCCTTTGAGGCTGCAGCTCGCCATAGCTCCTTCACCCGGGCGGGGGAAGAGCTGTCGATTACCCAGAGTGCCGTCAGCCGCCATATCAAAACCCTGGAGGCGCATTTCGCCTGCCGGCTGTTTCAGCGCAGCGGCCGCAGCCTGCAACTCACTGAAGCGGCTCGCTTGCTGCTACCCGGAGTGCGCGAAGGCTTTGCTGCTCTGGAGCGCGCCTGCACCACTTTGCGCGCCGAAGATGACATCTTGCGCATGAAAGCCCCCTCGACCCTGACCATGCGCTGGCTATTGGCAAGGCTGAGCCGCTTTCGCCACTTGCAGGCGGGCAACGAGGTACAGCTGACCAGTGCCTGGATGGACATCGACCATGTGGATTTCAATCAGGAGCCGTTCGACTGTGCGGTGCTGTTGAGCAACGGCCACTTTCCGCCCGACTGGGAGGCCACGTTGCTGTTTGCGGAGATGCTGATCCCGGTCGGCGCGCCTGCCAGCCAGGACGACAAACCCTGGGACGTCACGCGTCTGGCCGCCACTGAACTGCTGCACCCCACGCCCGATCGCCGTGACTGGCGGCGCTGGCTCGACTGCATGGGCCTGAGCGGGCAAGTATCACTCAAGGGCGGGCAAGTTTTCGACACCCTGGAACTGGGCATGATTGCCGCCGCCCGGGGTTACGGCATCTCTATGGGTGACCTGCTGATGGTGGCCGAAGACGTGGCCCAGGGCCGCCTGAGCCTGCCGTTTCCGGCCGCGGTGGCCAGCGGCGATAATTATTATCTGGTTTGGCCCAAGACCCGCCCCGGGGGCGAGCGTTTGCGCCGGCTCAGCGACTTTTTGCAACACGAAGTCGCTGCCATGGTGCTGCCAGCGGTTGAGCAGTTGCATTGA
- a CDS encoding YifB family Mg chelatase-like AAA ATPase has protein sequence MALAIVYSRAQVGVEAPAVTVEAHLANGLPALTLVGLPETAVKESKDRVRSAIINSTLDFPARRITLNLAPADLPKDGGRFDLAIALGILAASGQLPAVALEQVECLGELALSGAIRPVQGILPAALAARAAGRALVVPLANAEEACLACGLTVIAAEHLLQVVAHFAGREVIAPYSPSGLLHLSKPYPDLSDVQGQLSAKRALLVAAAGSHNLLFTGPPGTGKTLLASRLPGLLPPLNEHEALEVAAIQSVASHVPLNSWPQRPFRQPHHSASGPALVGGGSKPRPGEITLAHHGVLFLDELPEFDRKVLEVLREPMESGFIVIARAKDRMRFPARFQLVAAMNPCPCGYLGEPTGRCRCTPEQIQRYRNKLSGPLLDRIDLHLTVARETTTLNPPLASDDTTAKAASLVAAARERQLQRQGCANAFLDLPGVRAQCRLSDGDNSWLEAACERMTLSLRAAHRLLKVARTLADLEQVQHIERKHLAEALQYRPLSG, from the coding sequence ATGGCTCTGGCGATTGTTTACAGCCGCGCCCAGGTGGGCGTCGAGGCGCCTGCGGTGACGGTGGAGGCGCATCTGGCCAATGGGTTGCCGGCGTTGACGCTGGTCGGTTTGCCTGAAACCGCAGTCAAGGAAAGTAAAGATCGGGTACGCAGTGCAATCATCAATTCCACCCTGGATTTCCCGGCCCGGCGGATCACCCTTAATCTCGCTCCCGCTGACCTGCCCAAGGACGGCGGGCGCTTTGATCTGGCCATTGCCCTGGGCATTCTGGCGGCCAGCGGGCAACTGCCGGCAGTGGCGCTGGAGCAAGTGGAGTGTTTAGGCGAACTGGCGCTATCGGGGGCAATCAGGCCGGTACAGGGCATATTGCCGGCCGCCCTGGCAGCTCGCGCCGCAGGTCGGGCGCTGGTGGTGCCGCTGGCCAATGCCGAGGAAGCCTGCCTGGCCTGCGGGCTGACGGTCATCGCGGCCGAGCACTTGCTGCAGGTGGTGGCCCATTTCGCAGGCCGGGAAGTGATTGCGCCCTATAGCCCCAGCGGCTTGCTGCATCTAAGCAAGCCCTATCCCGACCTGAGCGATGTCCAGGGCCAGCTTTCGGCCAAGCGGGCGTTGCTGGTGGCCGCAGCCGGCAGTCACAACCTGCTGTTTACCGGGCCGCCGGGCACAGGCAAAACCTTGCTGGCCAGTCGCCTGCCTGGCTTGTTGCCCCCTCTCAATGAACACGAGGCGCTGGAAGTGGCCGCCATTCAGTCGGTGGCCAGCCATGTGCCATTGAACAGCTGGCCTCAGCGACCGTTTCGCCAACCCCATCATTCGGCCTCCGGCCCCGCGTTGGTGGGCGGCGGTTCCAAACCCCGGCCCGGGGAAATCACCCTGGCCCATCACGGCGTGTTGTTTCTCGATGAACTCCCCGAGTTTGATCGCAAGGTTCTGGAAGTCTTGCGAGAGCCCATGGAAAGCGGCTTTATTGTGATTGCCCGGGCCAAGGATCGCATGCGTTTTCCGGCGCGTTTCCAGCTGGTTGCGGCGATGAACCCCTGCCCTTGTGGCTATCTCGGCGAACCCACAGGGCGCTGTCGCTGCACACCGGAGCAGATTCAGCGCTATCGCAACAAACTGTCTGGCCCATTGCTCGATCGCATTGACCTGCACCTGACCGTGGCCCGCGAAACCACCACCCTCAACCCGCCACTGGCCTCAGATGACACCACGGCCAAGGCGGCTTCGTTGGTAGCTGCGGCGCGAGAGCGGCAGCTGCAACGCCAGGGCTGTGCCAATGCCTTTCTCGACCTGCCGGGGGTGCGTGCCCAGTGCCGCTTGAGTGATGGGGATAACAGCTGGCTGGAGGCTGCTTGCGAGCGCATGACCCTGTCACTGCGGGCGGCACATCGATTGTTGAAAGTGGCAAGAACCCTGGCTGACCTTGAACAGGTACAACACATAGAGCGCAAACATCTGGCAGAGGCGTTGCAGTATCGGCCGCTCAGTGGCTGA
- a CDS encoding type II toxin-antitoxin system RelE/ParE family toxin, whose translation MIVSFKCNRTERLYRSGKTRLWSDILNVIERKLTMLDAASVLTDLASPPGNRLEALGGARKGQYSIRINAQWRICFIWGAKGPEAVEIVDYH comes from the coding sequence ATGATCGTAAGCTTTAAATGCAACAGAACGGAACGTCTGTATCGAAGCGGCAAGACGCGCTTATGGTCAGATATTCTCAATGTCATTGAACGAAAATTAACCATGCTGGACGCTGCCAGCGTGCTGACAGATTTGGCGTCCCCCCCTGGCAACCGCCTCGAGGCACTCGGCGGAGCTCGCAAGGGCCAATACAGCATCCGTATCAACGCACAATGGCGAATCTGCTTTATCTGGGGCGCCAAAGGCCCTGAAGCAGTAGAAATCGTCGATTACCATTGA
- a CDS encoding HigA family addiction module antitoxin, whose protein sequence is MIKNGMRPVHPGEVLKEEYLEPLSLSSAALARALGVSTPTVNDIVLQRRGVSADMALRLSVCLGTTPEFWLNLQTTYDLRKAEIDRGAAIREQVQPIHHCA, encoded by the coding sequence ATGATCAAGAACGGCATGCGCCCGGTTCACCCGGGTGAAGTTCTCAAGGAAGAATACCTTGAGCCCCTGAGCCTCTCGTCCGCTGCCTTGGCCAGGGCGCTGGGGGTGTCTACACCGACGGTCAACGATATCGTGCTGCAACGCCGTGGCGTCAGTGCCGATATGGCGTTGCGACTGTCGGTCTGCCTGGGGACAACCCCCGAGTTCTGGCTGAACCTGCAAACCACTTACGACCTGCGAAAAGCCGAAATCGACCGCGGCGCCGCGATTCGCGAACAGGTGCAGCCGATTCACCACTGCGCCTGA
- a CDS encoding bleomycin resistance protein, which produces MLVMNPLVPEMIVSDLSRSLHFYCDVLGFRVEYQRPEDLFAFLSFHGSQLMLEQDDLQASSWRVGPLEQPFGRGMNLSIKCPHAQGLIERLEAAGHTLRKPLEERWYRSNDVLFGERNFLVLDPDGYLLRFAQDLGTKALGE; this is translated from the coding sequence ATGCTGGTGATGAATCCGCTGGTGCCCGAGATGATCGTCTCGGACCTTTCGCGCAGCCTGCACTTTTACTGTGACGTGCTCGGTTTCAGGGTCGAATACCAACGGCCCGAGGATCTGTTTGCATTTTTGTCGTTTCATGGCAGCCAGCTGATGCTGGAGCAGGATGACCTCCAAGCGTCCTCCTGGCGGGTCGGGCCGCTGGAACAGCCGTTCGGGCGGGGCATGAACCTGTCGATCAAATGCCCGCATGCCCAAGGGCTGATCGAGCGCCTGGAGGCCGCAGGCCACACCCTGCGCAAACCCCTGGAAGAACGCTGGTACCGCAGCAACGACGTGCTGTTTGGCGAGCGCAACTTTTTGGTGCTCGACCCTGATGGCTACCTGCTGCGCTTTGCGCAAGACCTGGGCACCAAAGCGCTGGGGGAGTAA
- a CDS encoding accessory factor UbiK family protein — translation MLAPKDFLDALGGHASRLFSGETALPRNEIESQFKALLQSGFSKLDLVSREEFDSQMVVLARTRARLESLEAKVAELEARLLPPGE, via the coding sequence ATGCTCGCGCCCAAAGATTTTCTCGACGCCCTTGGTGGCCACGCCTCCCGCTTGTTCAGTGGCGAAACCGCGCTGCCACGCAATGAAATCGAAAGCCAGTTCAAAGCCTTGCTGCAAAGCGGTTTCAGCAAGCTTGATCTGGTGAGCCGTGAAGAGTTCGACAGCCAGATGGTGGTGCTGGCCCGTACCCGTGCCCGCCTTGAAAGCCTGGAAGCCAAAGTGGCCGAACTGGAAGCCAGGTTGTTGCCACCGGGCGAATGA
- the glnK gene encoding P-II family nitrogen regulator gives MKLVTAIIKPFKLDDVRESLSEIGVQGITVTEVKGFGRQKGHTELYRGAEYVVDFLPKVKIDVAIDDKDLDRVIEAITKAANTGKIGDGKIFVVNLEQAIRIRTGETDTDAI, from the coding sequence ATGAAGCTAGTCACCGCCATTATCAAGCCGTTCAAGTTGGATGACGTGCGCGAGTCGCTGTCTGAGATCGGCGTACAAGGCATTACCGTTACTGAGGTCAAAGGCTTCGGCCGGCAGAAGGGCCATACCGAGCTGTATCGCGGCGCGGAATATGTGGTCGATTTTCTGCCAAAGGTGAAGATTGATGTCGCCATTGACGACAAGGATCTTGATCGGGTTATCGAGGCGATCACCAAGGCTGCCAACACCGGCAAGATTGGTGACGGCAAGATTTTCGTAGTCAATCTGGAACAGGCTATTCGCATCCGTACCGGCGAAACCGATACCGACGCAATCTAA
- a CDS encoding ammonium transporter — translation MTLRKIAGLGALLSAVMPGLAMAADEVAAPVLNSGDTAWMLTATALVLFMTIPGLALFYGGMVRSKNILSVMMQCFAITGLISILWVIYGYSITFDTAGMEQGVTNFNSFIGGFGKAFLAGVTPESLTSSTALFPEAVFITFQMTFAIITPALIVGAFAERMKFSAMLIFMGVWFTLVYAPIAHMVWSGNGGLLWDWGVLDFAGGTVVHINAGIAGLVACIVLGKRKGYPSTPMAPHNLGYTLVGAAMLWIGWFGFNAGSAAAANGTAGMAMLVTQIATAAAALGWMFAEWITHGKPSALGIASGVVAGLVAITPAAGTVGPMGSVVIGLSAGVICFFCATSLKRKLGYDDSLDAFGVHGIGGIVGAILTGVFAAPALGGFGTVTDIAAQVWIQFKGVAFTVVYTAIVTFIILKVLDAVMGLRVNEEEEAVGLDLAQHNERGYNL, via the coding sequence ATGACTCTGCGTAAAATCGCAGGGCTCGGAGCCCTGCTGTCTGCTGTAATGCCTGGCCTGGCCATGGCGGCAGACGAAGTGGCTGCTCCAGTCCTCAATTCCGGCGACACCGCCTGGATGCTGACGGCTACCGCCTTGGTGCTGTTTATGACCATTCCCGGCCTGGCGCTGTTCTACGGCGGCATGGTGCGCTCCAAAAACATTCTTTCCGTGATGATGCAGTGCTTTGCCATTACCGGTCTGATCAGCATCCTGTGGGTCATTTATGGCTACAGCATCACGTTCGACACCGCAGGCATGGAGCAGGGCGTCACCAACTTCAATTCGTTTATCGGCGGCTTCGGCAAAGCCTTCCTGGCGGGTGTCACGCCAGAAAGCCTGACCTCATCCACCGCGCTGTTCCCGGAAGCCGTGTTCATCACCTTCCAGATGACCTTCGCCATCATCACCCCGGCACTGATCGTCGGCGCATTCGCCGAGCGCATGAAGTTCTCGGCCATGCTGATCTTCATGGGCGTGTGGTTCACCCTGGTGTATGCGCCGATTGCGCACATGGTGTGGAGCGGCAACGGCGGCCTGCTGTGGGACTGGGGTGTACTCGACTTCGCAGGCGGCACCGTGGTGCATATCAACGCCGGTATCGCCGGCCTGGTAGCGTGCATCGTGCTCGGCAAGCGTAAAGGCTACCCTAGCACCCCGATGGCCCCACACAACCTGGGTTATACCCTGGTGGGCGCGGCCATGCTGTGGATCGGCTGGTTCGGCTTCAACGCAGGCTCCGCTGCTGCCGCCAACGGCACTGCCGGCATGGCCATGCTGGTGACTCAAATTGCCACCGCAGCCGCAGCGCTGGGCTGGATGTTTGCCGAGTGGATCACCCACGGCAAGCCAAGTGCACTGGGCATCGCCTCGGGCGTGGTAGCAGGCCTGGTGGCAATCACCCCGGCTGCGGGCACTGTTGGCCCGATGGGCTCGGTGGTGATCGGCTTGTCGGCTGGCGTGATCTGCTTCTTCTGCGCCACCAGCCTCAAGCGCAAGCTGGGCTACGATGACTCGCTGGATGCATTCGGCGTTCACGGCATCGGCGGCATCGTCGGCGCAATCCTCACCGGCGTGTTTGCAGCCCCGGCACTGGGCGGCTTCGGCACTGTGACCGACATCGCAGCGCAGGTCTGGATCCAGTTCAAAGGCGTGGCCTTTACCGTGGTCTACACCGCGATCGTGACCTTTATCATCCTCAAGGTACTGGATGCGGTGATGGGTCTGCGTGTGAATGAAGAGGAAGAGGCCGTGGGCCTGGACCTGGCTCAGCACAACGAACGTGGCTACAACCTGTAA
- the sutA gene encoding transcriptional regulator SutA has protein sequence MSDDDLENDDLEVGDEDETEEGLETSADDVADDDGGDDAPAPAAKGKSKAAVSVDDLPSVEAKNKERDALARAMEEFLSKGGKVQEVEANVVADPPKKPDNKYGSRPI, from the coding sequence ATGAGCGACGACGATCTGGAAAATGATGACCTCGAAGTAGGTGACGAAGACGAAACCGAAGAAGGTCTGGAAACGTCTGCCGATGACGTGGCGGACGACGATGGTGGCGATGATGCGCCGGCCCCTGCGGCCAAAGGCAAGTCGAAGGCTGCGGTGTCGGTTGATGACCTGCCCAGCGTAGAAGCCAAAAACAAGGAGCGTGATGCTCTGGCCCGCGCGATGGAAGAGTTTTTGTCCAAGGGCGGCAAGGTGCAGGAAGTTGAGGCCAATGTGGTGGCAGACCCACCCAAGAAGCCTGACAACAAGTACGGCAGCCGTCCTATCTAA
- a CDS encoding HAD family hydrolase: MTIELITFDLDDTLWDTAPVIVSAEAVLRDWLTDNAPKLGVVEVGHFQAIREQVLSEEPQLKHRISALRRRILFHALHGAGYANAAALADDAFEVFIEARHALQVFPQAEPTLIALARDYALGVVTNGNADVRRIGLGHHFKFVLCAEDIGIAKPDARLFHEALLRGGVAAGAAVHVGDHPGDDIAGAQLAGLRAVWFNPGGKRWDGDKAPDAEIGCLSELPLVLKHL, translated from the coding sequence ATGACGATTGAGCTGATTACCTTCGACCTTGACGATACCCTGTGGGACACAGCCCCGGTAATCGTCAGCGCTGAAGCCGTGTTGCGGGACTGGCTGACAGACAACGCACCAAAATTGGGCGTTGTTGAAGTCGGACATTTCCAGGCGATTCGCGAGCAGGTTTTGAGTGAAGAGCCGCAGCTCAAGCACCGGATCAGCGCGTTACGCCGCAGGATTCTGTTTCATGCCCTGCACGGTGCCGGTTACGCCAACGCTGCGGCGTTGGCTGACGATGCGTTTGAAGTGTTTATTGAGGCGCGCCATGCCCTGCAAGTGTTCCCCCAGGCCGAGCCAACCCTGATTGCGCTGGCGCGGGATTACGCCTTGGGCGTGGTGACCAACGGTAACGCCGATGTGCGCAGAATCGGTTTGGGCCATCACTTCAAGTTTGTGTTGTGTGCTGAAGATATCGGCATTGCCAAGCCTGATGCGCGCCTGTTTCACGAAGCCCTGCTGCGCGGTGGCGTAGCGGCGGGTGCCGCAGTGCATGTGGGCGATCACCCTGGTGACGACATTGCTGGTGCGCAGTTGGCGGGCTTGCGGGCGGTGTGGTTCAACCCTGGCGGCAAGCGCTGGGACGGCGACAAGGCCCCGGATGCCGAAATTGGCTGTTTGAGTGAATTGCCACTGGTGTTGAAGCACTTGTAA
- the xerC gene encoding tyrosine recombinase XerC — MERQLDAYCIHLRSERQVSPHTLEAYRRDLNKVLAFCAKESIPGWAALDIQRMRQLVSRLHQQGQSSRSIARLLSAVRGLYHYLNREGLCDHDPANGLAPPKGERRLPKTLDTDRALQLLEGGVEDDFLAQRDQAILELFYSSGLRLSELTGLNLEQLDLADGLVEVLGKGSKTRVLPVGRKAREALQAWLPLRALANPQDDAVFVSQRGTRLGPRAIQVRVKAAGERELGQNLHPHMLRHSFASHLLESSQDLRAVQELLGHADIKTTQIYTHLDFQHLASVYDSAHPRAKRSKDSE; from the coding sequence ATGGAACGGCAGCTGGACGCTTACTGCATTCATCTGCGCAGTGAGCGCCAGGTGTCACCCCACACGCTTGAGGCCTACCGTCGCGACCTGAACAAGGTGCTGGCGTTTTGTGCCAAGGAATCAATCCCCGGCTGGGCAGCACTGGACATCCAGCGCATGCGCCAACTGGTGTCACGCCTGCACCAGCAAGGTCAGTCCTCGCGCAGCATTGCGCGGCTGCTGTCGGCAGTGCGCGGGCTTTACCACTACCTCAATCGTGAAGGCCTGTGCGACCACGACCCGGCAAACGGGCTGGCCCCGCCCAAAGGCGAGCGTCGCCTGCCCAAGACCCTGGATACCGACCGCGCCCTGCAATTGCTGGAAGGGGGCGTTGAAGACGACTTTCTGGCCCAGCGCGACCAGGCCATTCTGGAGCTGTTTTACTCCTCGGGCCTGCGTTTGTCGGAGCTGACCGGGCTTAACCTGGAGCAGCTGGATTTGGCTGACGGGCTGGTCGAAGTGCTCGGCAAGGGCAGCAAGACCCGCGTGCTGCCCGTCGGCAGGAAGGCCCGTGAGGCGCTACAGGCCTGGCTGCCGCTGCGGGCGCTGGCCAACCCGCAGGACGATGCGGTATTTGTCAGCCAGCGCGGCACACGCCTGGGGCCGCGAGCCATTCAAGTCAGGGTCAAGGCTGCCGGTGAGCGCGAGCTGGGGCAGAACCTGCACCCGCATATGCTGCGCCATTCATTTGCCAGCCACTTGCTGGAGTCCTCCCAGGACTTGCGTGCGGTGCAAGAATTACTGGGGCATGCGGACATCAAAACCACGCAAATCTATACTCATCTGGATTTCCAGCATCTGGCATCGGTCTACGACAGTGCCCATCCACGCGCCAAACGCAGTAAGGACAGTGAATGA
- a CDS encoding DUF484 family protein produces MTDKTQSAEPDVSVDNSAANTVAAYLQEHPDFFAQREELLLSLRIPHQRGDTISLVERQLELLRGRNIEMRHRLSQLMDVARDNDRLFEKTRRLNLALMDATSLEELVIAVEDSLRQDFQVPFVSLVLFGDNPMPVGRWVSSADAQRALGGLLTEGKTVSGSLREHELDFLFGEEQRKQIGSTAVVALNHLGLHGVLAIASRDPQHYKSSVGTLFLGYIAEVLGRVLPRFTNALRSVR; encoded by the coding sequence ATGACCGACAAGACGCAGTCAGCTGAACCCGACGTATCTGTGGATAACTCAGCCGCCAACACGGTGGCCGCTTATCTGCAGGAGCACCCGGATTTTTTCGCCCAGCGCGAAGAGCTGCTGCTGTCGCTGCGTATTCCGCATCAGCGTGGCGACACCATATCCCTGGTGGAGCGCCAGCTGGAGCTGTTGCGCGGGCGCAATATAGAGATGCGTCATCGCTTGTCGCAATTGATGGACGTGGCCCGTGACAACGACCGTCTGTTCGAAAAAACCCGTCGCCTGAATCTGGCCTTGATGGACGCCACCAGCCTCGAAGAGCTGGTGATTGCCGTCGAAGACAGCCTGCGCCAGGACTTCCAGGTGCCTTTTGTCAGCCTGGTGCTATTTGGCGACAACCCGATGCCAGTCGGCCGCTGGGTCAGCAGCGCCGATGCGCAACGCGCACTGGGTGGCTTGTTGACTGAAGGCAAGACCGTGAGCGGCAGCTTGCGCGAACATGAGCTGGACTTCCTGTTTGGCGAAGAACAGCGCAAGCAAATCGGTTCGACGGCCGTGGTCGCGCTTAATCATCTGGGGTTGCACGGTGTGCTGGCGATCGCCAGTCGCGATCCGCAGCACTACAAAAGCTCGGTGGGCACGCTGTTCCTCGGTTATATCGCCGAAGTGCTGGGCCGGGTGTTGCCGCGTTTTACCAACGCCCTGCGCTCGGTGCGCTAG
- the dapF gene encoding diaminopimelate epimerase gives MLLRFTKMHGLGNDFMVLDLVSQHAHILPKHAKQWGDRHTGVGFDQLLIVEAPSNPEVDFRYRIFNSDGSEVEQCGNGARCFARFVLDKRLTTKRQIKVETKSGIIELNVRSDGQISVDMGPPRLVPADIPFVADAQALSYELDVDGQTVEIAAVSMGNPHAVLRVDDINAAPVHELGPKIEHHPRFPARVNVGFLHVIDRQRGQLRVWERGAGETQACGTGACAAAVAAISQGWMDSPLILDLPGGRLSIEWAGPGHSVIMTGPAMRVYEGQVRL, from the coding sequence ATGTTGCTGCGTTTTACCAAAATGCACGGCCTGGGCAATGATTTCATGGTTCTCGACCTGGTCAGCCAGCACGCGCACATCCTGCCCAAGCACGCCAAGCAATGGGGTGACAGGCACACGGGTGTCGGCTTTGATCAGTTGTTGATCGTTGAAGCGCCAAGCAACCCGGAGGTGGATTTCCGTTACCGGATCTTCAACTCCGACGGTTCCGAAGTGGAGCAATGCGGTAACGGGGCGCGCTGCTTTGCGCGCTTTGTGCTCGACAAGCGCCTGACCACCAAGCGCCAGATCAAGGTCGAAACCAAAAGCGGCATTATCGAGCTGAACGTGCGCAGCGATGGGCAGATCAGCGTCGACATGGGCCCGCCGCGCCTGGTCCCGGCAGATATCCCGTTTGTGGCTGACGCCCAGGCGTTGAGCTATGAACTGGATGTTGACGGGCAGACCGTCGAGATTGCCGCCGTGTCGATGGGCAACCCCCATGCGGTGCTGCGCGTTGACGATATCAACGCGGCGCCGGTGCATGAACTGGGACCAAAAATTGAACACCACCCGCGCTTTCCGGCGCGGGTCAATGTCGGTTTTCTGCACGTTATCGATCGCCAGCGCGGGCAACTGCGGGTCTGGGAACGCGGCGCCGGGGAAACCCAGGCTTGCGGTACCGGGGCTTGTGCCGCCGCCGTAGCGGCGATCAGCCAGGGCTGGATGGATTCACCGCTGATCCTCGATTTGCCGGGTGGCCGTTTGTCCATTGAATGGGCAGGCCCTGGCCATTCAGTGATCATGACCGGCCCGGCGATGCGTGTTTACGAAGGACAAGTCCGTTTATGA